A DNA window from Maribellus comscasis contains the following coding sequences:
- a CDS encoding ZIP family metal transporter, translated as MEIWISTITSTVLVSILSLSGIVIVALKGIKTEFIVFSLISFAIGTLFGNSFFVLLPESFHIFHDGKMVGMLVMGGFLVMLGIEKIVHLNHNHNVKKDAEIMPLGYISLVTDGLHNFTDGILIAAGWMTSPEIGITTTLAVILHEIPQEISDFGVLIHAGFKRKKALWFNFLSATTAIAGAIVTLWAGSIISSLSVYVLPVAAGGFIYLAGSSLVPEINKEKSFRKNVIQFAFIFLGLFLMHSLSENHSHTHTHTQETTKPINTYLSHTK; from the coding sequence GTGGAAATTTGGATATCAACAATAACCAGCACTGTGCTGGTAAGTATTTTATCATTATCAGGAATTGTAATTGTAGCTTTAAAAGGAATAAAAACCGAGTTTATTGTTTTTAGCCTGATTAGTTTCGCGATTGGAACATTATTCGGGAACTCGTTCTTTGTTTTATTACCCGAGTCGTTCCATATTTTTCACGATGGAAAAATGGTTGGAATGCTGGTGATGGGTGGATTTTTAGTGATGCTCGGAATTGAAAAGATTGTCCATTTAAACCACAATCACAACGTTAAAAAAGATGCTGAAATTATGCCGCTGGGTTACATCAGTTTGGTAACCGACGGGCTGCATAATTTTACTGACGGTATTTTAATCGCAGCCGGCTGGATGACTTCTCCAGAAATTGGTATAACGACAACACTAGCTGTAATTTTACACGAAATCCCACAGGAAATCAGTGATTTTGGGGTATTGATTCACGCCGGGTTTAAACGGAAGAAAGCACTGTGGTTTAACTTTCTATCGGCAACAACAGCCATTGCCGGGGCAATTGTAACATTGTGGGCAGGTTCAATTATTAGCTCGCTTTCGGTTTATGTATTGCCGGTGGCTGCCGGTGGCTTTATTTACCTTGCCGGAAGTAGCCTTGTTCCCGAAATCAATAAAGAAAAATCATTTCGTAAAAATGTAATCCAGTTCGCATTCATTTTTTTAGGACTTTTCTTAATGCATTCTTTAAGTGAAAATCATTCGCATACACACACGCATACACAGGAAACAACTAAACCTATTAATACTTATTTAAGTCATACAAAATGA
- a CDS encoding dienelactone hydrolase family protein, with protein MKEITKADIKQEVFDLYDAYAHNKINRKQFVERLSVYAVGGLTTSSLMAFIMPNYQDKIQVPADDARLKTEFIEYTSPKGGGKIKAQLSRPAGNNEKLPGIVVVHENRGLNPYIADVGRRAALGGYISIAPDALTPLGGYPGNDDEGRALQRKRDRIKMLEDFIAAFEYLKSHPECDGNIGVVGFCFGGWISNMMAVKVPDLKASVPFYGGQPEEEDVQKIKASLLLQYAGLDERVNAGWPAYEAALKKYNKEYTAYIYPGVNHGFHNDTTPRYDEDAAQLAWKRTVDFFDDKLK; from the coding sequence ATGAAAGAGATTACAAAAGCAGACATCAAACAAGAAGTCTTTGATTTGTATGATGCATATGCCCACAACAAAATTAATCGTAAGCAATTTGTTGAAAGACTTTCAGTTTATGCAGTAGGCGGATTAACAACATCATCGCTAATGGCTTTTATTATGCCCAACTATCAGGATAAGATCCAGGTACCGGCTGACGATGCAAGGCTAAAGACTGAATTTATTGAATACACATCTCCTAAAGGTGGTGGAAAAATAAAAGCTCAGCTTTCGCGCCCCGCCGGGAATAATGAGAAACTACCCGGGATTGTGGTGGTTCATGAAAACCGTGGTCTGAATCCGTATATTGCAGATGTAGGCCGCCGGGCAGCACTGGGAGGATATATTTCCATAGCACCCGATGCGCTCACACCACTTGGAGGATACCCGGGCAATGACGATGAAGGAAGAGCTTTGCAAAGAAAACGTGACAGAATTAAAATGCTGGAAGATTTTATTGCCGCTTTTGAATATTTAAAATCACATCCGGAATGTGACGGAAACATTGGGGTGGTTGGATTTTGTTTTGGTGGCTGGATTTCAAATATGATGGCGGTAAAAGTACCTGACTTAAAAGCTTCTGTACCATTTTACGGCGGGCAACCTGAAGAAGAAGACGTTCAAAAAATAAAAGCTTCATTACTACTCCAGTATGCAGGATTAGACGAAAGAGTAAATGCAGGATGGCCGGCGTATGAAGCGGCTTTAAAAAAATACAATAAAGAATATACAGCTTATATTTATCCGGGGGTAAATCACGGGTTTCATAACGATACAACCCCCCGATATGACGAAGATGCAGCCCAATTGGCCTGGAAACGCACTGTAGATTTTTTTGATGACAAACTCAAATAA
- a CDS encoding helix-turn-helix domain-containing protein, with product MSEIRSIDKDFLQKITEIIEENISDEQFGVSELAEEIGMSRSNLLRKVKKLTDLSVSQFIRNVRLEHSREMMQDGTYNVSQVSYKVGFSSTSYFIKCFREYFGYPPGKIAEVQEFEKPTENPGVNLQCHQLAAIMFADIEGYTSMMQQDEGKAIQIRNRHREVFNSVTSKYNGKILQYYGDGTLSTFSSAIDAVRCAIEIQLNFLEEPQVPVRIGIHSGDIIFSDDGVIGDGVNVAARIEALAYAGSVFISEKIYDEIKNQPAIKTLSLGEFQLKNVGKPVEIFVVSNPGLAVPGRDEVLKKDKISKKSTERKNPGMIVGIYVAAVLVAVLLFVSVKSVFFKERNAEKSIAVLPFKNDSNDSTNVYFINGLMESTLNNLQKIQDLRVISRTSVEKYRNSPKTSPEIARELGVNFLVEGSGQKVGNKILLNIQLIDAKNDKHLWAEQYNRETGDIFSLQGEVAKNIAEEIEVIVSPEVQESINKIPTDNLEAYDIFLKGTDILNKGLPENARQSIPYLRKAIEMDGEFARAYAALAMAYYTIDESRAIRLFTDSINYYADRAMFYDSKLPQSLIAKGLFYMNSQEYELAVPYFEKALEYNPNYDLVFVFLLDLYVNHLPNTEKYLEYALRGLKIDISSYDSTIASFNYLHIANAFIQAGFQEEAEKYINKSLAYYPGNLYSAYTKAYIVFAGNKDLIQTRDLLLETYKRDTSRLDIMQEVGKIYYYLQDYENAYNYYRKFIDIRKAYNLNIYYSENAKIGYVFNQMGFVEEGEKLLEEFKIYTENDNSVYKHTGLALYYSYKSENAKAIEQLKLFSEESNYFYWVVLFTPIEPLFENINDFPEFKSVTTKIENNFWEWHQRIKDSLQKKGLL from the coding sequence GTGTCTGAAATCCGTTCCATAGACAAAGATTTTCTTCAAAAAATCACTGAAATTATAGAAGAGAATATTTCTGATGAACAGTTTGGTGTTTCGGAACTGGCAGAAGAAATTGGGATGAGTCGTTCGAATTTGCTGAGAAAGGTGAAAAAACTAACGGATTTATCGGTTAGTCAGTTCATCCGAAATGTGCGCCTGGAACATTCAAGGGAAATGATGCAGGATGGAACTTACAACGTATCACAGGTATCATACAAAGTGGGTTTTAGCAGCACTTCCTATTTTATCAAGTGTTTTCGTGAGTATTTTGGTTATCCCCCGGGGAAAATAGCAGAGGTGCAGGAATTTGAAAAACCAACGGAAAATCCCGGGGTAAATTTACAATGCCATCAACTGGCAGCCATAATGTTTGCTGATATTGAAGGGTACACCTCGATGATGCAACAGGATGAAGGTAAAGCAATACAAATAAGAAACAGGCATCGCGAAGTTTTTAATTCGGTTACCTCAAAATACAACGGTAAAATTTTGCAATATTACGGCGATGGGACACTGAGTACATTTAGCAGTGCAATAGACGCGGTACGGTGTGCCATTGAAATTCAGTTAAATTTTTTGGAAGAACCCCAGGTCCCGGTCAGAATTGGAATCCACAGTGGAGATATTATTTTTTCAGACGATGGAGTAATAGGAGACGGAGTTAATGTTGCTGCAAGAATTGAAGCGCTGGCTTATGCCGGAAGTGTTTTTATTTCTGAAAAAATTTATGATGAAATAAAAAATCAACCGGCCATTAAAACTTTGTCGCTGGGAGAATTTCAGTTAAAAAATGTTGGGAAGCCGGTAGAAATTTTTGTGGTTTCCAATCCGGGCTTAGCTGTTCCCGGCAGAGATGAAGTGCTGAAAAAGGATAAAATCAGTAAAAAAAGTACAGAGAGAAAAAATCCGGGAATGATTGTCGGTATTTATGTTGCAGCTGTACTTGTTGCTGTTTTATTATTTGTTTCTGTAAAATCAGTTTTTTTTAAAGAAAGGAATGCTGAAAAATCGATTGCTGTTTTGCCATTTAAAAACGATAGCAACGATTCTACCAATGTGTATTTCATAAATGGCTTGATGGAATCGACATTAAATAACTTGCAAAAGATTCAGGATTTGCGTGTTATTAGCCGGACTTCGGTGGAAAAATACAGGAATAGTCCAAAAACATCTCCGGAAATTGCCCGTGAATTGGGTGTAAATTTTCTCGTTGAAGGGAGTGGGCAAAAAGTAGGAAATAAGATTTTGTTGAACATTCAGCTGATAGATGCAAAAAATGATAAACATTTGTGGGCAGAACAATACAACCGGGAGACTGGTGATATTTTTTCTTTGCAGGGTGAAGTGGCAAAAAATATTGCTGAGGAAATTGAAGTAATCGTTTCGCCGGAAGTTCAGGAAAGCATCAACAAAATACCAACAGATAATCTGGAAGCATATGATATTTTTCTCAAAGGAACTGATATTTTGAATAAAGGATTACCCGAAAATGCAAGACAATCAATTCCATATTTAAGGAAAGCCATTGAAATGGATGGTGAATTTGCCCGTGCATATGCGGCATTGGCAATGGCTTATTACACCATAGACGAAAGCCGGGCAATCAGATTATTTACCGATTCGATAAATTATTATGCCGACAGGGCTATGTTTTACGATTCAAAGTTACCGCAAAGTTTAATCGCCAAAGGCTTGTTTTATATGAATAGTCAGGAATATGAACTGGCGGTTCCCTACTTTGAAAAAGCGCTCGAGTATAATCCGAATTATGATCTGGTTTTTGTTTTCCTTCTCGACTTGTATGTCAATCATCTGCCAAATACAGAAAAATATCTTGAATATGCATTGCGGGGCCTAAAAATTGATATTTCTTCCTACGACTCAACCATCGCAAGCTTTAATTATCTGCACATTGCAAATGCATTTATTCAGGCAGGATTTCAGGAGGAAGCAGAAAAATATATCAATAAATCATTAGCGTATTATCCCGGTAATCTGTATTCTGCTTATACAAAAGCATATATTGTATTCGCCGGAAATAAAGACCTGATTCAAACCAGAGACCTTTTGCTGGAAACGTATAAAAGGGATACTTCCCGTCTTGATATTATGCAGGAAGTAGGCAAAATCTATTATTACCTTCAGGATTACGAAAACGCTTACAACTACTACAGGAAGTTTATTGATATCAGGAAGGCGTATAATTTGAATATTTATTACTCTGAAAATGCAAAAATAGGATACGTTTTTAATCAAATGGGTTTTGTTGAAGAGGGCGAAAAATTGTTGGAAGAATTTAAAATATATACAGAAAACGATAACTCAGTATATAAACACACGGGCTTGGCATTATATTATTCATACAAAAGTGAAAACGCCAAAGCAATTGAACAGTTGAAGTTGTTTTCTGAGGAAAGCAATTATTTTTATTGGGTAGTACTGTTTACCCCAATAGAACCGTTATTTGAGAATATCAATGATTTTCCGGAGTTTAAATCGGTAACAACAAAAATTGAAAATAATTTTTGGGAGTGGCATCAAAGAATTAAGGATTCACTTCAGAAAAAAGGCTTATTATAA
- the dcd gene encoding dCTP deaminase, producing the protein MILSGREIKRQLGKNIFIEPFNEEALNPNSYNLQLHNELLVYDKPELDMKENNPYRSIQIPENGLLLQPGELYLGRTVEFTETKKYVPMLEGRSSVGRLGLFIHVTAGFGDVGFKGYWTLEMFCVKPVKVYPGVPVCQIYFHTIEGDFDEYKHGKYQENKGIQTSRLYLDFK; encoded by the coding sequence ATGATTTTATCTGGAAGAGAAATAAAACGACAGCTGGGGAAAAATATTTTTATTGAGCCTTTTAATGAAGAAGCGTTGAATCCCAATAGCTACAATTTGCAGCTGCATAACGAATTGCTGGTGTATGATAAACCCGAGCTCGATATGAAAGAGAACAATCCTTATCGCAGCATTCAAATTCCTGAAAATGGTTTGCTTCTTCAACCCGGAGAATTGTATCTGGGGCGAACCGTGGAATTTACCGAAACAAAAAAGTATGTTCCGATGCTCGAAGGGCGGTCTTCGGTTGGAAGGCTCGGTTTATTTATTCATGTTACAGCAGGTTTTGGAGATGTTGGTTTTAAAGGATATTGGACGCTGGAAATGTTTTGTGTAAAGCCGGTGAAAGTGTATCCCGGTGTGCCGGTTTGCCAAATTTACTTTCACACCATTGAAGGCGATTTTGACGAATATAAACATGGAAAATATCAGGAAAACAAAGGTATTCAGACCAGTCGTTTGTATCTCGATTTTAAATAA
- a CDS encoding tetratricopeptide repeat protein, whose product MEKFKPPEKTIAVLPFANMSGNDEMEYFSDGITEEIINALASIKHLKVTSRTSSFYFKSKHIPITQIAKELNVSTILEGSVRLAAKTIRITAQLIHAEEDFHFWSETWDRKLENIFEIQDEISLLIADKLREQYGHFEIQDHLVEKKTESLDAYEYFLKGRYHFNKWNPVDARKAIEFYEKAIVLDPNHTDSLVGLADTYSFFAVTELMPRDEAWAMSRDYMDKAYALNPENAGVHYLLANFSFFYDADFQEAFNHGLRAVELKSNYPEAQQFVSMLYMILGEKDKAKQHLEIAHSIDPISQETLFYRAYYHYRFENYAEALKLYNECLTNNPNNIPAYIVRSYCLLRMGKYDEAIQFLDEMPKEIVVPDEKLGAICLAYILKNDKPQTNKYFGELLKRAQERTAFQAHSYLYLAYANMGKPDEAFDWIEKAIKLKSSVLLLSYADPLANQLKSDVRYEKFRKKLYRHREEEIKSSPGKTPLLDAETAKVFSEDLLRFIEEEEPFLVPNLSLRSLAAQVEIHPNKLSWLLNERMGKNFNEFINFYRIEYFKKLAVDPENSHISLIGLAYESGFNSKTVFNTYFKKETGVTPKEFLKDTLK is encoded by the coding sequence ATGGAAAAATTTAAACCACCGGAAAAAACAATAGCTGTACTACCCTTTGCAAATATGAGTGGCAATGATGAAATGGAATATTTCAGCGATGGGATAACAGAAGAAATTATCAATGCGTTGGCCAGCATCAAACATTTGAAAGTAACTTCAAGAACTTCGTCCTTTTATTTTAAAAGTAAACACATTCCGATAACACAAATTGCGAAAGAGTTGAATGTGTCAACTATTCTGGAAGGCAGTGTTCGCCTGGCAGCAAAAACAATACGCATTACGGCGCAGTTGATTCATGCTGAGGAGGATTTTCATTTTTGGTCGGAAACATGGGACAGGAAATTGGAGAATATTTTTGAAATTCAGGATGAAATCAGTTTGTTGATTGCAGATAAACTCAGAGAACAGTACGGTCACTTTGAAATACAGGATCATCTGGTGGAAAAGAAAACTGAAAGTCTGGATGCATATGAATATTTTCTGAAAGGCCGCTATCATTTTAACAAGTGGAATCCGGTAGATGCGCGTAAAGCCATTGAGTTTTATGAAAAAGCTATTGTACTTGATCCGAATCACACCGATTCGCTTGTTGGATTGGCGGATACATACAGTTTTTTTGCCGTAACAGAGTTGATGCCGCGGGATGAGGCGTGGGCAATGTCGCGAGACTATATGGACAAGGCGTATGCTCTGAATCCTGAAAATGCAGGAGTGCATTATCTTTTGGCGAACTTTTCTTTTTTTTATGATGCTGATTTTCAGGAAGCATTTAATCACGGACTTCGGGCAGTTGAACTAAAATCGAATTACCCGGAAGCGCAGCAGTTTGTGTCGATGTTATACATGATTTTGGGTGAAAAAGACAAAGCAAAACAGCATCTGGAGATCGCACATAGCATTGATCCGATTTCGCAGGAAACATTATTTTACAGAGCCTATTATCACTATCGTTTTGAAAATTATGCTGAGGCGTTAAAATTGTATAATGAATGTTTGACCAACAATCCCAATAACATTCCAGCATACATTGTTCGTAGCTATTGTTTGCTGAGGATGGGGAAATATGATGAAGCGATTCAGTTCCTCGACGAAATGCCCAAAGAAATTGTGGTTCCAGATGAAAAGCTGGGAGCTATTTGTTTGGCGTACATCCTTAAAAATGATAAGCCTCAGACCAACAAATACTTCGGAGAATTATTAAAGAGAGCGCAGGAAAGAACAGCTTTTCAGGCGCATTCATATTTGTATCTAGCTTATGCAAACATGGGAAAGCCGGACGAGGCTTTTGATTGGATTGAAAAGGCAATCAAACTGAAGTCGTCTGTTTTGTTGCTTAGTTATGCCGACCCTTTGGCAAATCAGTTAAAAAGTGATGTGCGTTATGAGAAATTCCGAAAAAAACTATACCGGCATCGGGAAGAAGAAATAAAATCAAGCCCGGGGAAAACACCTCTTTTAGATGCAGAGACGGCGAAGGTTTTTTCTGAAGATTTGCTTCGTTTTATTGAAGAGGAAGAACCTTTTCTGGTTCCGAATCTTTCGCTTCGTTCACTTGCAGCCCAGGTTGAAATTCACCCCAATAAATTATCGTGGCTGCTGAATGAACGTATGGGCAAAAATTTTAATGAGTTTATAAATTTCTACCGGATTGAATATTTCAAGAAACTGGCTGTAGATCCTGAAAACAGTCATATCTCGTTGATTGGACTGGCCTACGAAAGCGGTTTTAATTCCAAAACGGTTTTTAACACTTATTTCAAAAAGGAAACCGGGGTGACGCCAAAGGAGTTTTTGAAAGACACGTTAAAATAG
- a CDS encoding helix-turn-helix domain-containing protein, with product MAEIFIEKTRQIIRTKIRDEKFGVTDLAGELGLSRSQILRKVKAATGKSVNHYIREIRLEEATKIFKTSDLTASEVAYEVGFSSPSYFNKCFLDHFGCTPGEYKKKLETETVNTFVPKGENGNRKIKIKPVLLAVFFLFLIVTGYFTVVNSINNTSAQQSSIAVLPLLDLSKNQDKEYLADGITEAITLELSKSESLRVISRGSSMKYKGENKIYSEIAKELGVDLLLEGSVLHEADSLRVVVQLIEPFPKEKHIWANSYDQNSSNILQLVSEVSNEIAGEISSIIKPTENQAQNYKINPEAFDLYLRGRHLWNTQKTRYNSLLSALDYLNKAIKKDPNFAPAYVTKAETYLSINKIIGDNLEKLDNRQKAREAINKAFELDESLAEAYITLGNLSGKLDWDWEKMKELVNVGLSIEPNNAAGHQILSNYYIIQGDYKKAIEEALIAEKLDPLNPAISCMVAERYYINGDYQKSIDKYNEVLELNPNYGFAYNGIGFVYFQVDNNEKAVESWRKLQDIMGNDALGSCYDNTKNYKDCFRFYLEKAKQNAPRFCANPVIISSVHMLVQEEQGAMDYLQIAFQYKNEDLPVMITYPDFYTLRNKSEFKKIARSVGISLPDNS from the coding sequence ATGGCTGAAATTTTCATAGAAAAAACACGACAAATCATTCGAACCAAAATCCGGGATGAAAAGTTTGGAGTCACAGATTTGGCAGGAGAACTAGGCTTAAGCCGGTCCCAAATTTTAAGAAAAGTAAAAGCCGCCACCGGAAAGTCTGTAAACCATTACATTCGTGAGATCCGCTTGGAAGAAGCTACAAAAATTTTTAAAACATCTGACCTGACTGCATCCGAAGTAGCTTACGAAGTAGGATTTAGCAGCCCTTCATATTTTAACAAATGTTTTCTTGACCACTTTGGTTGTACACCCGGGGAATATAAAAAAAAGCTGGAAACAGAGACTGTGAATACATTTGTTCCAAAAGGAGAGAATGGAAACCGGAAAATAAAAATAAAACCTGTACTATTGGCTGTCTTCTTTCTTTTTTTAATAGTAACAGGCTATTTTACTGTTGTTAATTCTATAAATAATACCTCTGCACAACAATCTTCAATCGCCGTTCTCCCCTTACTGGATTTGTCAAAAAATCAGGACAAAGAATATCTGGCTGATGGAATCACTGAAGCAATAACTCTTGAACTATCTAAAAGTGAATCGTTGCGTGTTATTTCACGGGGTTCGTCAATGAAGTATAAAGGAGAAAACAAAATATACTCTGAGATTGCCAAAGAGCTTGGAGTAGATTTGCTTTTGGAAGGTTCAGTATTGCATGAAGCAGACAGTTTGCGGGTAGTTGTCCAGCTAATTGAACCATTCCCAAAGGAAAAACACATTTGGGCCAACAGCTACGACCAAAATTCTTCCAACATTTTGCAGTTGGTTAGTGAAGTTTCAAATGAAATTGCAGGAGAAATTTCTTCAATTATTAAACCGACTGAAAACCAGGCACAAAATTACAAAATAAATCCGGAAGCATTTGATTTATATTTGAGGGGAAGACACTTGTGGAATACACAGAAGACAAGGTACAACTCACTGTTAAGTGCCCTTGATTATCTTAATAAAGCAATTAAGAAAGATCCGAATTTTGCTCCAGCTTATGTTACAAAAGCAGAAACCTATCTTTCAATAAATAAAATAATCGGAGATAATTTAGAAAAATTGGATAACCGCCAAAAGGCAAGGGAGGCTATAAACAAAGCCTTTGAGCTTGATGAATCGCTCGCTGAGGCTTACATCACTTTGGGCAATCTGAGCGGAAAACTCGATTGGGACTGGGAAAAGATGAAAGAGTTGGTAAATGTTGGCTTGAGTATTGAGCCCAATAATGCTGCCGGACACCAGATTTTATCAAACTATTACATTATTCAGGGTGATTACAAAAAAGCAATTGAAGAGGCACTTATTGCTGAAAAACTTGATCCGCTGAATCCGGCAATCAGCTGTATGGTTGCAGAGCGGTATTATATCAACGGCGATTACCAAAAATCAATCGACAAATACAATGAAGTATTGGAGCTAAATCCCAATTACGGATTTGCATACAACGGAATAGGTTTCGTTTATTTTCAGGTTGACAATAATGAAAAAGCTGTAGAATCGTGGCGAAAACTACAGGATATTATGGGAAATGATGCGTTGGGCAGTTGTTATGACAATACCAAAAACTACAAAGATTGTTTTCGCTTTTATCTTGAAAAAGCGAAACAAAATGCACCTCGCTTTTGCGCAAATCCGGTGATTATATCTTCGGTCCATATGCTGGTTCAGGAAGAACAGGGAGCCATGGACTATTTGCAAATCGCATTTCAATATAAAAATGAAGACCTTCCTGTTATGATAACATATCCGGACTTTTACACGTTGCGCAATAAGTCAGAATTCAAAAAAATTGCCCGGTCTGTAGGCATATCTCTCCCTGATAACTCCTAG
- a CDS encoding GTP-binding protein: MEMTEKKLPVTVLSGFLGAGKTTLLNHILHNKNGLRAAVIVNDMSEVNIDAQTVENENVLSRTEEKLVEMSNGCICCTLREDLVKEVEKLTRQGRFDYLLIEGTGIAEPVPIAQTFTYPFEDLEIDLTKWAKIDTMVTVVDALNFEKDFGSLDTIGDRDMNDDDPNDERTIVNLLTDQVEFANVIIINKVDLVSPGKLEELKSVLQKLNPGAKILTSSHGKVEIDEIVNTGKFDFYEASTSAGWIRELEEEHVPETEEYGIASFVYREKRPFHPARLWKYINESWDLTIIRSKGLFWMASRPEAAFSWSQAGGSIKADRAGVWWASLSTLERNQHPAFQQNEEYIMKKWDKRFGDRQTELVLIGQNMDEEGIRADLEECLCTEEEIRGMETKTHEFLDQWPV; encoded by the coding sequence ATGGAAATGACAGAGAAAAAGCTGCCAGTAACGGTTTTAAGTGGATTTCTTGGAGCCGGAAAAACAACCTTGTTAAATCATATTTTACACAACAAAAATGGCTTGCGTGCCGCTGTAATTGTGAACGATATGAGCGAAGTCAATATTGATGCGCAAACGGTTGAAAATGAAAATGTGCTTTCCCGCACTGAGGAAAAGTTGGTTGAAATGAGCAATGGCTGTATTTGCTGCACCTTGCGCGAAGACCTGGTTAAAGAGGTTGAAAAACTAACTCGGCAGGGACGATTTGATTATTTGTTAATTGAAGGAACCGGAATTGCCGAACCTGTGCCAATTGCCCAAACATTTACTTATCCTTTTGAAGATTTGGAAATTGATTTAACAAAGTGGGCGAAGATTGATACCATGGTAACCGTGGTTGATGCGCTTAATTTTGAAAAGGATTTTGGTAGTTTGGATACCATTGGAGATCGTGATATGAATGACGACGATCCGAATGACGAAAGAACCATTGTAAATCTGTTGACGGATCAGGTGGAATTTGCCAACGTCATCATTATAAATAAAGTGGATTTGGTCAGTCCGGGAAAATTGGAAGAGCTTAAAAGTGTACTTCAGAAATTAAATCCAGGAGCAAAAATACTTACTTCCTCACACGGTAAAGTTGAAATCGACGAAATTGTAAATACAGGAAAGTTCGATTTTTACGAGGCTTCCACATCTGCAGGCTGGATTAGAGAATTGGAAGAGGAACATGTGCCGGAAACAGAAGAGTACGGAATTGCATCGTTTGTTTACAGGGAAAAACGCCCTTTTCATCCGGCGCGTTTATGGAAATACATTAATGAAAGCTGGGATTTAACCATTATTCGGAGCAAAGGTTTATTTTGGATGGCTTCGCGTCCGGAAGCAGCTTTTAGCTGGAGCCAGGCCGGTGGTTCAATAAAAGCCGACCGTGCCGGAGTTTGGTGGGCTTCGTTAAGTACACTGGAACGCAACCAGCATCCCGCTTTTCAACAAAATGAAGAATATATTATGAAAAAATGGGACAAACGTTTTGGCGACCGGCAGACCGAATTGGTTTTAATTGGCCAAAATATGGACGAAGAAGGAATACGGGCAGACCTGGAAGAATGTTTGTGTACCGAAGAAGAAATACGGGGCATGGAAACAAAAACACACGAGTTTCTAGACCAGTGGCCGGTTTAG
- a CDS encoding CobW family GTP-binding protein — translation MEDGRIPVTIITGFLGAGKTTFLNNLIQKYPEKKFAIIENEFGEIGIDSGLIIGADENIFELSNGCICCSLNNDFFSAIDRLLKGPYEFNHLLIETTGIANPLNIVKPFIDNTNIQYHFKIGSVICLADAENMEDMLDEQKEVEQQLALSDIVLLNKIDLVHESYVAELKAKILKRNPMATVHPVEFAKVDSIDLLDTFSYSGNKIEMSTLKFAPLSGTQSHDTHSHHHEHEIVSEGFVFNEVFDLDLFSLWMRHYLYFNKSTIFRVKGILGFHDMPERYIFHAVKGSFVFDQGREWAEEKPFSKLVFIGKHIDRDALLKNLQKLVYKKEKVTEN, via the coding sequence ATGGAAGACGGAAGAATCCCGGTAACGATTATTACGGGCTTTTTGGGTGCAGGGAAAACAACATTTCTGAATAATTTGATACAGAAGTACCCGGAAAAGAAATTTGCAATTATTGAAAATGAGTTTGGTGAAATCGGCATCGACAGTGGCTTGATTATCGGTGCCGACGAAAATATATTTGAGCTCTCAAACGGATGTATTTGCTGCTCGTTGAACAACGATTTTTTTTCGGCAATTGATCGATTGCTTAAAGGTCCTTACGAGTTTAATCATTTACTAATTGAAACAACCGGAATTGCAAACCCGCTGAATATTGTAAAGCCGTTTATCGATAACACGAATATTCAGTACCATTTCAAAATAGGCAGTGTAATTTGCCTTGCCGATGCTGAAAACATGGAAGACATGCTCGATGAACAAAAGGAAGTGGAGCAGCAACTGGCACTTTCAGATATTGTTCTTTTGAATAAAATTGATTTGGTTCATGAAAGTTATGTCGCTGAATTAAAAGCGAAAATACTGAAACGAAATCCAATGGCAACGGTTCATCCGGTGGAGTTTGCCAAAGTTGATTCTATTGATTTGTTGGACACTTTTTCGTATTCGGGGAATAAAATAGAGATGTCAACACTGAAATTTGCTCCGCTTTCAGGAACTCAATCTCACGATACGCATTCACATCATCATGAACACGAAATCGTTTCTGAAGGGTTTGTGTTCAACGAAGTTTTTGATTTGGATTTATTCAGCCTTTGGATGAGACACTACCTCTATTTCAATAAAAGCACCATATTCAGAGTGAAAGGAATTCTGGGATTTCACGACATGCCTGAACGATACATTTTTCACGCTGTAAAAGGTTCTTTTGTTTTTGATCAGGGGAGGGAATGGGCCGAAGAAAAGCCGTTTTCAAAACTGGTATTTATTGGAAAACATATAGACAGAGACGCATTATTGAAAAATTTACAAAAACTGGTTTACAAAAAAGAGAAAGTAACAGAAAATTAG